In Glycine soja cultivar W05 chromosome 10, ASM419377v2, whole genome shotgun sequence, the genomic stretch tagtaATATCAAGATTTGAGGAGTAACTTTTCATTTGTAAGACgggagaatttgaattttttaatgaacTCAAACACTTCAACCTTACgtgcttatttatttataaaatatggtCACTTTTCTACGTTAAAGAAGCATGTATATACACTAGTGCCACACCAGACGTGGTACTGGTTTCCTTAAATATTCATGAATCATCATGAATATGCATgatactgaaaaaaaaaataaaggccaCACGAGAATAAAGTCGAAATTTAACGTTTCAAAATACAAATTGAACACCAAACTACAAGTCAACATTACTTTCCAATGATTAGTGTGATTCCAAGACTTAATTATCAATGTCACGAGTCGTGCCCGATTTTAAAGTTACTTGATCACGTTTAGAATTATGacaagtttaaaattaaatattaggcTTCACGAGTCCAACAAtgacttttttttgtgtgtgcaaCAATGATTATTATGCACAGATTATCAAGAAAGattctttaaattaaatctAGCTTAACCGGTAAAGATTTATATAGCAAAGCCTCAAAGCAATTTCAGCTTCATCGCCATCATagcatgtcattcacaacattgCTAATTAAAGAACAATGTATTTCTTACAGAAACAGATAAGACAAACAATTGCAGTTGAAATTAATGGATTTTATCTCCCTAATTTTCCTCTTGGCTTACAATAAAAGAGCGTCAAATATTCTTGCATTCTGCAGTAATGCGAACGATAACCTACAAGACAAACAATGCACTAAAGACGTAGGCTGGGAAATCAATTAGTTGGTGCTTTGACAGCCATGAATCAAAAGCAACCATGCAGAAAAGCAAAGTAGTGGAGGAAGAGCAGAATGTAGAAAGCAGGATTTTGATTTAGTGGTCTCCAGATTTATGAAGTTATTAAACATTAGACCCCACCGgctccaaagaaaaaaaaggagcagAAACATTATCAGTTTTCTGCCTTCATTTTGCTCGTAGGGAATACTCATTATATGGCATGGTATTTATGGCTGCGTTCGTACGTCAAAACTTATAATAGATGTAATACAACAATCTTTAAGTGATTATAATGAAGTAAATTAACGAAAGAAATATAGTattgtaagaaaataaaagagaaattacaagaatggagaatggagaacaAAAATCAATGAAGAGAAAGAGGACTAAATCAAATGAACAATGTTACTTTCTCGTTGGAAGTTCATATATTGCTCTTCTGAGCGGCTCTGTATCTTAGTGGACAAATGTATAaggtttgagtgattgtgattTGTGAGTACAAAATTTCCAACTCTTTTTTCCTATATCAACCCTACCCTATTTATCATAGACTAAAACAAGTAACCCCACCCTAGCTCCTTTTGGAATTccattcaagtgaaattttgtTTCTATCATCCTGCGGTTTGATGTTTAAGAATACAGCAACAGTAGAATGGATGCATGAATCTTGGCCATCAATGACGCTCATGCATGGCATATGGCTTACACGTAGTGCCATCTTTGTTAGGAATAAAATATACTCTTCCAACCAGAATGTTAACAAGGCTGCTAGGTTATTCCATGAATGCCAACAGCAAAATTCTAAGATTAGCCATTAGTATTTGTTGAGATCAGATACTGCAAATAATTGTTCCTCTCAAGTATGGCACCAGCACCTGAAAGATGGCATAAACTAAATACAGACGCAGTCACCTATAAATTATGGGCTAACGAATGATAACACTAACAGTCTAGCAGCAAACTACATTAAAAGGAATCAATTCTACATGTAGTTAATATTGGCAGTGCTCATCTCTGAATTCCCTACGTTGATTAGTAAGcaaaatatgaattaaaatttgtagTTACAGCCATGTCTTGGCTTTCTTACAGAGTAGTTATCCACTTTTGGTTTTCAGCACCAAGGCAGGATTTAAACTTGGTTTGCCCCAGTTACCAAGAAGAAAATCTCAACATACAAACCACTAGCCAATGATAGGGAAGCAGTTAACTCATGAAAGAAACTCATTTTGAATCCATTAGAAGAACTAAAAAGAATGCTATCAGGTCGCCAAAAACTAGAAGTAGAAAACAATGGCTCACAAACATCAGCTTTCTTAAACTTCATTATGTAGCTGTCAAAATCCACCCTCCAGTAAGATCCTCTTTATTCTTCAACAATTACGAGTCCCAGCATACAAAGTTAACCTCGTATAGGTTATTCCAAGAGGGCTCCTACAGTTTAACATTTGCCATTACCTGTCATATTAATAGCACAAAGCTATTAGAAACCATAGCACAAAGAATCAAAAGGAAAGGCTTTGAGTACTTGAATAATTGAATTATGTTCATACAAGTTAAGCtaaaaataaagcaaattcaGCGATTCAAAGATAAACTGTTTTCTGGCTAGAAGACAATTGCCAAAGATAATATTGGCAACAAAACTGAAaggtaaaagcaaaaaaatatagaatattgCAGAGACTGTAATTCGAGAGTGTCAAAGAAAAGACTAAATAGTTtttgaatgaatattttttgCCTCTCTAAGCTTTGCTGTTGACTTTACTCCAAAAGATCATATTGTTGTGGTAGAGAATATTAGAATAATCCATTCTCTCACTGATTTGGAGCCATGATTGAGTCAAGAAATGTTCAGTAAGAAACAGAAATATGGCTGAGAAAGCAGATTTTGGTCTGAAATAAAAGTTTGGTTGACAAGAGACATGTACAACAAGTTATGAGCAGACATGTCAGTGGGAACTGTGTGTCTATGTAACACATCAAGGAGACATCCAATTTCAATGACAAgataaatttcatatatttgAGGGTTAATATTTTCCATATTTTGcctggatatatatatatataagatacaTTAACAAAATTGACTTGTATACCtgaatttttttactgaaataaatatgtttaactTTGATCACAATAGAAGTCGAGGTCATCTGAGGCATTGTAAAAAGTTTAACTCACCTGTGACCCTGCAGGAGAAATCTTTCCCCCTCCGGAACAATTTTGACGTAAAGAAGTttgaaatgaataataataatatttaagacCTAAGTATAAGTAGTCAATCCCAGATAGCAGCACAGAGCAGCCAGATCCAAAAATGCTAAAGTGGGATAGCAGATAGCAAGATGACCACTATTGCGAAGTCtagaaaacaatatatatatattttataatttcatatcatacacataatatataaatactgaaaaatagaaaaatacacAAAAGATAGGACTACCTCCGTCCCTATATATAAAACCCTTTTAACTAGTTCACACCCTTTAAGAAAagtggttaatttagttaatctccttaaatatgtcaattatttatactactctTCCAAAAGTATCATTCATTTCTCTCCACTTAATTGCTTCTCACCAAGGAGTAATGAATGTTTGGAGAGAGAATAGAGAATTAAGGATATtataggataaaaataattaatgcaccaAACTTTTAGAAGAGAATCTTATAAAAAGGGACAAAAGAACAGAGTGAAAAGGGTTTTATATATAGGGACAGAGGTAGTAATCACTAAGGAGGCATAAGTGAGTAACCAAAAaggtttattttgataaaataaaaataaaaaagagaaaaaatgaaaaaggaaattgCAAACTGTTTaaaagactaattaattaataggaaGGGATAATTAATGAGGGAGGATAATTAGGAGGGgtttaaaggaaaaaagataaaaaagatataaaggACGATCTCAGATTTATATTTGCTGTTGTAATCCAAGGGACGATCTCAATAGTAATCGCACCTGCTGCTAACGCGGTGCTATTGACTGCATAGTGTAAGACATGGATAAAGGTGggcagcattttttttttattaagtgaaaattgcaaaaagaaGAGAGGATAAGGTATTGTCCTGGACAAAAAGAACGTAACAGAAAGGAACCAAGAAAGGAGACATTCAATGGAACAAAGCTGCCCAATCCCTCAACATATATTTTAACGAAACCCCATTAAGAATGACATGTGCTTTATGCAAAATGAACTCCAAAAgcataataataaaactaaatcaaGCGTTAAGGACCTAAAAACACCTTAAAATATGAGATTTCTGCCCCAATCAAATGTACCGGTTGTAGCATAGGTTGAATGTTGCCACAATAATTTAGAGGCTCTCCAGATGGAGAAAATATTTCTGTTTACAGTTTTAATTACGAAAAGGCACCTATTTTCAGTTTTCAAAAGTCAGTGAAAAcaactttttattgtttttttgttttcattaatacattttttttaaactggGAAACAAAGCAAAAACAGAAAACGTAATCCCAAACCAAAAAGCCTCTTAGCATCTTTACTTATGCCAAAACTGTGAAAGCTAATCATCAAGAGCTGGTACAGGGTCCTAGGACACACCTAATATTCACAATGTTTAAACAATGACATATAGAAATATTCAATTTATTGGAACAACGGTTGTGAACTTTCTTGTAGCATCGAGACACAGGCCTTGACATGGAATAATCCTTCTTGTGACCTATGGACATGGTGAAATCAAGAATCAGACTCATCCTTCACAAAGCCCCTCCTAGACCAACACAAGtttttctgaaaaatatttctcattgataatatttaaatcaattcTACCCTTTAAAAAGACTACAAAGATGTCCCAACAACTATCCTCATTTATcctaattgataaaataaaaataaagagattcctaattaataaaaatataggaTCATATCTAGCAATTATCCTAAtcctaattaataaaatacagACATGAAATCTGGATTCTGATATCTGGATCTTATTAAGACAGGAAAAAACAAAGAACCaagataaattgaaaaaaaaaatgatttaaataaagatatatatgATAACCCAATTAGTGGCCCACATTAACAACATGAATGTTCCTCCCTGTTAACAACTATTGGAAATTCGTTAGAATTCCCTAACAGACAAATCTGAAACTTAAAGGAGCAAAAAGTTCTATTACGCGACAAATTGAGATCATTACTCGTTTAAAACAGCAGCTCCAATGAATTATTAAGTTTTAGCAAAGTCATTTCATACATTGGAATTTCAGGCAGCCACATGTAAGTTTACCCATAATCTGTAACCCGGCTTGTACAGACTTAACAACTATTGGAAATCCGTTAGAATTCCCTAACAAAGACAAATCTGACACTTAACGGGGGGAAAAAGTTATATTACATGACAAATTGAGATCATTACTTGTGCAAAAGAGCAGCTCCAACGAATCAAGTTTTAGCAAAGTCATTACGTATATTGGAATTTCAGGCAGCCACATGTAAGTTTATCAGAATCTGTAACCCAGCTTGTACATAGTTAACAACTATTGGAAATCCAATAGAATTCCCTAAGAAAGACAAATCTGACACTTAAAGAACCAAAAAGTCATATTACACGACAAATTGAGATCACTACTTGGGTAAAACTGCAGCTCCAACGTATTATTATTAGGTATTAGTGAAGTTGCTACATACATTGGAATTTCAGAGAGCCACATGCAAGTTTACCATAATCTGTAACCCGGGTTGTACAgagtaaaaataaagaatacagGAAAAGACAAAAGAAATGAGATATCAGTTGTGACATCAAAAGTCAGCCAGTATAGCCTCAAGTTTGAGAAACGTAAAGCATCAAACTCAATTATAGTAGTTATATCCAATATAAAACCAGGACTATCATTTGGTATTGTGAGACACTTATATCACAATTAAATTCTTAGTTCTTACGATCCCATCTTTAGCAAATAAGTAGAATCGATTATAGACAATAAGAAGCTAGATTGCAAAGTAACAAACAGTAGGAATACTTCTTCAGGTTTCAGAATTTCCAAGAAATTCtaactaaaaagaaaagaaaaaaaaaaactagagaatgCAGAACAACGACAATGGGCATACATCATACTCATAAAAGTGCCACTGAAGATAAATCtgattcaaaatcaaaagctGTCCAGGAGAGAGTATTAAACCTATACCtcattcattctttttctttcaaatcacTCCGTAGGAATCCCGCTGCAAACTTTCCCGTCCTCTACAAGCTGATTAATCGCAGTCTTAAGCCTCTCATAGTCATCAACAGTATTATAAACCTGGTGAGAGATCCTTACATAACCAGTTATAAACCCATCCTTGTCCCTAGGATCCCTATCACCATTCCTCAAAGCCTGGTAATACACAGGAACTTCAACTTCATGATAAACCCTAAGGTAGGATCTTAACCTCAATGCATCATCATCACTCATCACACACAACCTAGAAGGCAACCCCACCATAATCATGCTAGCACACATCTCAGGAGGCGAACCTAGAACCGTTCCCCAAGACTCCGCCAACATTGTCCCCATTTTCACAACCCCGTCATGGTTCCTCTTCATTATCCCCTCAATCCCACCCTCAAACCGATTCACAAACTCCAAAATCGACGGCACAACGAGCTGCGGGCTATAGTCACGCATCCCAACCCACGCACTTTCAACCGGTAACCCCTTCCCGTACTCCTGGGAAACGACAGGGTGGTGcacgtcgtttgatttttccttACAATACAAAAACGCCACCGAAGGCGGCGAGAAAAACCACTTGTACAAATTACTCACGTAAAAATCAGCTCCAATTTCTTTAACGTCAACGTGCAAGCTTCCAATGGCGTGAGCGCCGTCGACGAAAACCTGTTCCACTCCATGCTCTCTGCAAACCCTAATTAATTCGCGAACGGGGAGAACGACCGAAGGCATGGAAGTTATATGATCGATTACCGCTAACCTAACTTTTCCGCCGTTGAGTTTACCATTCTCGAGGCCTTTCTTGAATTCCGTTACGATTTCTTCCTCGGAGCGGACCGGGAAGGGGAGCTGGACCTCGACGACGGTGCCGCCGATGGGAGTGACGTAAGCCTCGATGGATTTCTTGACGGCCTGGTAGGCGCAGTGGAACATCACAACGGCGTCGTTGCGGTGAAAGTGGCCGCGGACGAAGTGGCGGCCGATCTGCTGGAGGACGACGGCGGCGGCGGTGGTGGCGTTGTCGACGAGCGAGACGTCGTCCACGTGTTCGGCATTGATGATATCTTTGATGGCGGCGCGTGAGGCGAGGATGCCGGGGCGGAGCGTGTTGAAGTAGAAGTCGTCGGGATGCTGGAGGAAGCGGAGCTGCCAGATGGACTGTGCGTTGAGGACGGAGCGCGGGCAGCTGCCGAAGCTACCGTTGTTGATTCTTGCGACGCCGCGCTGGTGGTGGGAGAATTCTTCGCGGATCTCAGCCTCGGAAATGGCGTGCGTGAGCTTGGGTTTCTTGGCGGTGCCGTTTCGGAGGATGGTGTTTTCGTTTTCCATGGGGGAAACGGTGGGGGTTTCGGGAAGTGTTGTCATTGTTTAGGGAGAGTGAGCGGTTGGAGATAGCATATATAGCTGGGGAGGAGAACTTTGCAGAGGGAGTGAGTGAGTGGTGAAATTGTCGTTATTCggttcttcttttctctttctttaatcttgtttttGACTAGTAGGATTGTGTTCCGCTTTTTATATAGTTCTTGAGAAGAAAAACAGACGACGCCGTTC encodes the following:
- the LOC114369965 gene encoding L-cysteine desulfhydrase-like, coding for MTTLPETPTVSPMENENTILRNGTAKKPKLTHAISEAEIREEFSHHQRGVARINNGSFGSCPRSVLNAQSIWQLRFLQHPDDFYFNTLRPGILASRAAIKDIINAEHVDDVSLVDNATTAAAVVLQQIGRHFVRGHFHRNDAVVMFHCAYQAVKKSIEAYVTPIGGTVVEVQLPFPVRSEEEIVTEFKKGLENGKLNGGKVRLAVIDHITSMPSVVLPVRELIRVCREHGVEQVFVDGAHAIGSLHVDVKEIGADFYVSNLYKWFFSPPSVAFLYCKEKSNDVHHPVVSQEYGKGLPVESAWVGMRDYSPQLVVPSILEFVNRFEGGIEGIMKRNHDGVVKMGTMLAESWGTVLGSPPEMCASMIMVGLPSRLCVMSDDDALRLRSYLRVYHEVEVPVYYQALRNGDRDPRDKDGFITGYVRISHQVYNTVDDYERLKTAINQLVEDGKVCSGIPTE